TTATGCGCTTCTTCGAATACCTCTTCACCTTTTAATTGAAATACTTGTTTCTCAGGCAATCCGAAAAGTACATTCCCCCCAAATGCTGCAGCGAGTAAATATAATTCAACTACGTTAAACGTATCCGTTGACGTTTGCATTATAAATTTCTCACTTCCTGTACGGCACTATCCCGTTTAAAATCGTCGACATAGCGCTCTAAGTTATTTAATGCTTTTGTTTGTTTTTCAACTGCGGAAGTTATGTCCTTATGATACAGTTGAATAATTTCTAGGTAAGTTAAAAAATTATCCCTGGATTTTCCGCTCCATTTGGCGGAGTGGACGTAACCAGCAAGTTTTTCACAACTTTCATAAGTCTTTTTCACAGAGGCTTCTATTGCTTTCGCCGCAACCTGTGCTTCATTTAATTTAGCGCCATCTATTTTAACGGCCTCCATCGCGTCGCTCCTCTCTTTCTTTACGTTCTTTTTCCGCCTTTGCTTCGGCTTCTCTGATAGCTAGATTCTTATAATATACATACCGCTGATAGGCTTGGTTACTAGCACTATTTAGTTCACTTCTTTTTTGTTTTTCTTCGCTAAAGTGTTTATTTAACTTTCTATTCAATTCCTCGCGTTTTGGATCAAAATCATTCGATGGTATTTTGAAATTAGATAGACTTGGAACAGAGCTAATATAACTTGAATAGGAGGATTCAGCTTGAGCAACCTTTTTATTATGTTCCTTTAACGCATCTTGCAAGCTTTTGTATAAATCGTAATAGTTATCTCTTTTCTTCTCAGTTTCCGTTCTAAAAAGCCAACTGAACACAAGTGCTCACTTCTTTCTTTCAAATTAAAATGGCGCTACAATTTTAATTTCCTCTGCATTTCCATGTTTAATGTAATAGGCTTCATATGGTTCTAAGTGTTTCTCTTTGTACGATCGATTCATCACTTCTAGTATGTTTTGATCCGCAATTCTACCAATTAACACACCAACTTTTTGTTTTTTCAACACCGTTGAAATATCATCGTATAGTCTATCGATTGCACCATGCGCAGCACCTATAACAAAGTAAATGCCCATTCTTGCTCCACCTTCAATTAACTTCGCTAATGTTTCTTGACTTGTAAGTGAGACTTCGTCAATGACAAACGAGACATCCGTAATAAAAGTAATCATTGGGCGTACTTCTTTTAGAAAATCATTGATGGTTGCGTGACCGTCAGTTGCTGCCTGAACTTCGCGAAATGCATCTTCTCTCGTTTCAAAAAGATTTTGTAACCGTTCTAAGAAAACATCTATTTCTCCACTATCTTTTGCATATAAATCCACATTCTCTTTAAATGCGCCAAATCTTGTTGATGCATTATCAATCAGGCCTATGTCAATAAGTTCGTTACTGGCGATACTTCCAATGAGTGTTACAAAAGTGTTTTCAACAGTATCGAGTAAATCGCCTAATATTAATGTAGTTTGATCTTTTACAACACTTAGCTCGACCGGCTCTACATCTTCCATATCCACCGCAAATGGGATTCCACCACTTGCAATCATCGCTTTTGTCTTCTGCTTTTCCATAAATTCAGTGAAGGAGATAATCTCAGGTACCATCGGAATTGGTAATGGTAATTTGCCTTTCCAAGCGCTTACCATCTCCCTGCTTTCGCGTTGAATTTCTTCAATAATTTCTAAAGTTTCCTCGCCTTTTACAGGTAATGCTGTTTGAAAAACTGTCGGTTGTTCGATTTTTACTAATCCCCGTCCCGGTACTTCTTCAATCGTTAATGAGGTTCTACCAACTATGCTTCTCGGTTCCGTTTCATCAATCATGTAGAGTGAAATTTGATTTTTTATATTTGAAAGCAATGGGAGTCGCATCGCATTTTGACGACCTGCACTAATTGACAAATGGATGCCGACACTTCCACCTTCTCTAGCGATTTGAGCGGTAATTTGTTCGAATTCTTCATTAAACGAGGCATCTCTCGCTGAATCTATCGTATCGATGATTAACAATATGGTCGGAACTTCTTCTCCACTTGCACGCTCATACATATGAATGTTTGCTACACCATATTGACTTAGTTTTTGCTTCCGTTCTTTTAAATCTTTTCCTAAGCGACGAATCAGTTTTCTCAATTTAACTTCTT
This DNA window, taken from Sporosarcina sp. 6E9, encodes the following:
- a CDS encoding chorismate synthase; this translates as MFSWLFRTETEKKRDNYYDLYKSLQDALKEHNKKVAQAESSYSSYISSVPSLSNFKIPSNDFDPKREELNRKLNKHFSEEKQKRSELNSASNQAYQRYVYYKNLAIREAEAKAEKERKEREERRDGGR